The Caldisericota bacterium genome contains the following window.
TCGTGAGGGCGTGCCTGTTGGGTGTAGGGTAACATTACGTAAAAATGCGATGTATACATTTATGGAAAAATTTGTGAATGTAGCTCTTCCAAGAATTAGAGATTTTAAAGGACTTTCACCCAATTCATTTGATGGTAGAGGAAACTATACATTTGGCATAAGAGAGCAGTTGATTTTTACTGAGATTGATTATGATGCGATTGATAGAGTCCGTGGATTTAATATTACAATTACTACAACTGCTAAAACTGACGAAGAAGCAAGAGCACTTCTTGAGTTTATGGGTTTTCCTTTTAGGGAAAGGTAGGTGTTAGCATGGCAAGAAAGGCGATGATTGAAAAAGCAAATAAAAAACCTAAGTTCAAGGTGAGAGAGCATAATAGGTGTAAAGTTTGTGGGAGACCAAGAGCTTATTATGGTAGATTTGGTCTTTGTAGACACTGTCTACGAAAATTAGCACTGGAAGGCAAGCTTCCCGGTGTCAAAAAGGCAAGTTGGTAGGAGGAGATTATGGTAAGCGATCCAATTTCTGATACATTAATAAGAATCAAAAATGCAAGTACTATGTATCACAACTCTCTACTTATTCCTTATTCAAATGTAAATAAAGGCATTTTAAATATTATGAAGAACGAGGGATACGTCGGAAATGTTAAAGAACAAGAGATTGATGGTAAAAAAATGTTACGAATTTACTTGAAATATGGGAACAAAAGGGAGAAATTTATCTTGGGTATTAAGCGGATTAGTAAACCTGGAAGGCGAATATATGTTGGTAAAGACCGGGTTCCGCGCGTGCTAGATGGTTTTGGAACAGCAGTAATTTCTACCCCGAAAGGCTTAATGACAGATAAAGAAGCTCGTAAAGAAGGACATGGCGGAGAAGTTATCTGTTTCATCTGGTAGGAGGTGTATAAATGTCTAGAATCGGGAAAAAACCAATTATTATTCCTAAAGAGGTAAAGACAACAATAGACGAAGATAATTTTGTAACTATTAAAGGACCTAAAGGTGAGTTAAAAAGAAGTTTTCATCCTGAAATAAAAATTATTTTAGAAAAGGATATAGTCACTGTCGAGAGACCTTCGGAGAGACCTTTTTATAGAGCTCTTCATGGTACTACCCGTGCACTAATAAACAATATGGTTATAGGCGTCACAAACGGTTACTCAAAACAGTTGCAACTTAACGAAAAAACATACAAAGGAGAAGTGCAGGGTAAAAAAGTTACATTTAATTTAGGATTTTCTCACCCAATCATTCTGGATATTCCGGAAGATATCGATGTCGTAATAGAGAAGCGCGTCATTACTGTCTCTGGAATTAATAAAGAATCTGTTGGAGCTTTTGCTCAAAAGATTCGTCATTTAAGAAAAGTGGACCCATATAAAGCAAAAGGCATTATATATGTTGGTGAGAAAATTATACGAAAAGCAGGGAAAGCAATTGCTGCTGGAGCTAAGTAGGGAGAGTGTGATATGATTAAATTGAAGAATAAAAAAGAGTTAAGAGATATAAGACATAAGCGGGTAAGGAAAAATCTCTCAGGTACTTCTGAAAGACCAAGACTTGCTGTTTTTATTAGTCTTAAAAATATTTATGTTCAGATTATAGATGATACAAAAGGAATTACTCTTTTAGCTGCTTCTACGAAAGAAAAAGAAATAGTAGATAAATTTGGAGGAAAGAAGAATATAGAAGCTGCAAAAGCTGTAGGGGCTCTTATTGGGAGAAAAGCGCTAGAGAAAGGAATAAAAGAAGTTGCTTTTGATAGAGGTGGTTTTGCATATCATGGAAGAGTCAAGGCACTTGCTGAAAGCGCAAGAGAAGCCGGATTAAACTTTTAGGAGGTAGAAGTGTATAGAAGAAGAGGCAGAGTAGAGGAACATAAAGAATTTGAGGAAGGCGTTCTCCAGATAGATAGAGTAACGAAAGTCGTTAAAGGTGGGAAGATTTTAAAATTCAGGGTAATTATGGTAATAGGCGACAAAAAAGGAAGAGTTGGTATCGGTATTGGTAAAGCCAGAGAAATACCGTCAGCGATTAAAAAAGGTATCGCTGATGCAAAAAGAAATCTCGTTACTGTGCCTATTAAAAACAACACGATACCCATGAGAATTACATCAAAATCTGGAGCAGGGTATGTATTTCTTGCACCAGCAGTTAAAGGTACCGGCATTGTAGCTGGAAGAGTGGTGAAAGAAGTTGCAGAAAAGGCAGGAATAGAAGATCTTCTTTCGAAAACTTTTGGAACAGCTAACCCGTTAAATGTAGCTAACGCAATGCTCGTAGCGTTCAGAGATATGGGTACAATAATTCACAGAAAAGAAATGATGAAGAGAGAAATAGCGGGAGGTAAAAATGAGAATACAGAATTTTAAACCAAAAGCTAACTCAACGAGAAAAAAGCGTATTGTAGGAAGAGGAGATGGATCTGGAAGAGGCACTTATTCGACGCGAGGTTGTAAGGGCGCCAAAGCTCGTTCTGGAGGAACCAAAAAGAAAGGTTTTGAAGGAGGGCAGACGCCTCTCTATCGAAGACTTCCTAAACTGAAAGGTTTCAAATCGTTAAATAGAATGGAATACGTTGAAGTAAATGTTGAAAAACTTGAGAAATTTTCTGGTGACGCAAATGAAATAAACTTAAATGAACTATTTAATGCAAGAATTAAAGTGCTTGGCAGGGGAGATATAGATAAAGCACTTATTGTAAAAGCATCCAAGTTTTCAAAGACGGCAAAAGAGAAAATTGAAAAGATTCAAGGAAAAGTTGAGGTAGTCTGATATGTGGGAAACAATAAAAAGAGCCTTTAGGCTTAAAGAGCTGAGGAAAAGAATTTGGATTACACTTTTTCTTTTTATTCTTTTCAGACTAGGAACATATATTCCGGTTCCTGGAGTTGACCGCGCTGCTATCCAAGCTTTAGTGCAAAAAGGCGGTTTTCTTGCTTTACTTGATTTATTTTCCGGCGGTGGTTTTGGAAATTTTTCTATTTTTGCTTTGAGTGTTTTTCCTTATATTAATGCATCTATTATACTTCAACTCCTTACTGCTGTTATTCCTGCTCTTGAACGACTTGCAAAAGAAGGCGAAGCAGGACAGAAGAAAATGGCACGTTATACAAGACAACTCACTCTTTTTCTTGCTACACTTCAAGCATTCTCTGTTCTTGTTATGTTTCAAAACTACCTCGTAAGCACAAGCATTTTGTTAAAAATCGTTATTATCTCGAGTCTTGTTGCGGGTTCTTATATTGTTTTGTGGCTTGGAGAAATAATGACAGATAAAGGTATAGGTAACGGTGTATCTTTAATTATATTTGCAGGGATTGTAAGCAGACTACCTGTGGGAGTTGTTGAGATGGGGAAGTTATACTCTGCACATTCTTTAAGCATTGGATCAATAATAGGAGAAATTCTTGGTATGCTTATTCTGATAGTAGTTGTAATATTTGCCTATCAGGCTGAGCGAAGGATTCCTGTGCAATATGCCAAGAGAATCGTAGGAAGAAAAGTGTATGGCGGACAATCTACATATATTCCACTGCGTCTTGTACAAGCAGGCGTGCTTCCTATTATTTTTGCTGTATCTGTTATGATGTTTCCTCAAACACTTGGTCAATTTT
Protein-coding sequences here:
- the rplF gene encoding 50S ribosomal protein L6: MSRIGKKPIIIPKEVKTTIDEDNFVTIKGPKGELKRSFHPEIKIILEKDIVTVERPSERPFYRALHGTTRALINNMVIGVTNGYSKQLQLNEKTYKGEVQGKKVTFNLGFSHPIILDIPEDIDVVIEKRVITVSGINKESVGAFAQKIRHLRKVDPYKAKGIIYVGEKIIRKAGKAIAAGAK
- a CDS encoding type Z 30S ribosomal protein S14, yielding MARKAMIEKANKKPKFKVREHNRCKVCGRPRAYYGRFGLCRHCLRKLALEGKLPGVKKASW
- the rpsH gene encoding 30S ribosomal protein S8 gives rise to the protein MMVSDPISDTLIRIKNASTMYHNSLLIPYSNVNKGILNIMKNEGYVGNVKEQEIDGKKMLRIYLKYGNKREKFILGIKRISKPGRRIYVGKDRVPRVLDGFGTAVISTPKGLMTDKEARKEGHGGEVICFIW
- the rplE gene encoding 50S ribosomal protein L5, with the protein product MPSPFKEKYEKEVKKRLVEKFNYKNMMQVPKIVKISLNRGVGDVSQYPKAMEKTVSEIILITRQRPTVTRAKKSIASFKIREGVPVGCRVTLRKNAMYTFMEKFVNVALPRIRDFKGLSPNSFDGRGNYTFGIREQLIFTEIDYDAIDRVRGFNITITTTAKTDEEARALLEFMGFPFRER
- the rplO gene encoding 50S ribosomal protein L15; this translates as MRIQNFKPKANSTRKKRIVGRGDGSGRGTYSTRGCKGAKARSGGTKKKGFEGGQTPLYRRLPKLKGFKSLNRMEYVEVNVEKLEKFSGDANEINLNELFNARIKVLGRGDIDKALIVKASKFSKTAKEKIEKIQGKVEVV
- the secY gene encoding preprotein translocase subunit SecY, with protein sequence MWETIKRAFRLKELRKRIWITLFLFILFRLGTYIPVPGVDRAAIQALVQKGGFLALLDLFSGGGFGNFSIFALSVFPYINASIILQLLTAVIPALERLAKEGEAGQKKMARYTRQLTLFLATLQAFSVLVMFQNYLVSTSILLKIVIISSLVAGSYIVLWLGEIMTDKGIGNGVSLIIFAGIVSRLPVGVVEMGKLYSAHSLSIGSIIGEILGMLILIVVVIFAYQAERRIPVQYAKRIVGRKVYGGQSTYIPLRLVQAGVLPIIFAVSVMMFPQTLGQFWPTSWFTLHIATPFFGNPSGFRYNLIYFCLIVFFTYFYTSLTYDPIKLGDDLQKYGGFIPGIRPGERTAKYIAGVLNKIVLPTSIFLGLVAIVPNLIFRNMAVSAFVFGGTSVLIIIGVSLETMREIEAYLLMRHYKGFLK
- a CDS encoding 30S ribosomal protein S5, encoding MYRRRGRVEEHKEFEEGVLQIDRVTKVVKGGKILKFRVIMVIGDKKGRVGIGIGKAREIPSAIKKGIADAKRNLVTVPIKNNTIPMRITSKSGAGYVFLAPAVKGTGIVAGRVVKEVAEKAGIEDLLSKTFGTANPLNVANAMLVAFRDMGTIIHRKEMMKREIAGGKNENTEF
- the rplR gene encoding 50S ribosomal protein L18 translates to MIKLKNKKELRDIRHKRVRKNLSGTSERPRLAVFISLKNIYVQIIDDTKGITLLAASTKEKEIVDKFGGKKNIEAAKAVGALIGRKALEKGIKEVAFDRGGFAYHGRVKALAESAREAGLNF